One part of the Helicoverpa armigera isolate CAAS_96S chromosome 3, ASM3070526v1, whole genome shotgun sequence genome encodes these proteins:
- the LOC110383855 gene encoding myrosinase 1: protein MEYKLLVLFAVVWIGNAEILNFSGGSKSNYTFARDFVFGVSTAAYQIEGAWDEDGKSESIWDHLVHNNKTFVKDGSNGDVAADSYHLYKRDAEMVHELGVDVYRFSIAWSRILPTGLTNEINALGLKYYSNLIDELLKYNITPMVTIYHWDLPQKLQNIGGWTNAHIVDYYTDYAKVLFDNFAGKVKYWVTFNEPMQTCLEGYGGTYRAPALNRHGIAEYLCAHNLLKAHASVYHLFNENYRHVNKGKIGLSLDSNWAEPKEDTPQDREAAELYLKTHLGWYAHPVYSKEGNYPAELIKLVDEKSLQQNYTRSRLPKFTPEEVNYIRGTADFFGLNHYTTYLLSMADKEVGAIPSHENDVGIVRVQDPKWPSDSSSSWLKVVPFGFRRLLKWISKTYDNVPIIVTENGYADFSGLEDKARVAYYSHYLNALLHAVHEDKCNVQGYFAWSLMDNFEWDDGYVSRFGLYLVDFKSPNKTRTAKDSAKLYASVIRSRSLPADYDPEDFTAFSGAALLAPSILPLLCIHRLLL, encoded by the exons ATGGAGTACAAACTTTTGGTGTTATTTGCTGTTGTGTGGATTGg AAATGCTGAAATTTTGAACTTTTCCGGAGGATCGAAATCGAATTACACATTCGCGAGAGATTTCGTATTTGGAGTCTCTACAgctgcttatcaaattgaaggAGCATGGGACGAAGATG GAAAGTCCGAGAGTATATGGGATCACCTAgtacacaataataaaacatttgtcaaAGATGGATCGAATGGTGATGTGGCGGCTGATTCATATCACCTTTACAAGAGGGATGCTGAGATGGTTCATGAACTGGGTGTTGACGTCTATAGATTTTCTATAGCATGGTCAAGGATCTTGCCAACTGGTCTCACAAACGAGATTAACGCTTTAGGTCTCAAGTATTATAGTAATCTTATTGACGAACTTTTGAAGTACAATATTACTCCCATGGTGACTATTTATCACTGGGACTTGCCACAGAAGCTGCAGAATATAGGTGGATGGACAAACGCACATATCGTTGACTACTACACAGATTATGCAAAGGTTTTGTTCGATAACTTCGCTGGTAAGGTGAAGTATTGGGTGACTTTCAATGAGCCGATGCAGACGTGTCTGGAAGGCTACGGCGGTACATATAGAGCTCCTGCATTGAACAGGCACGGTATTGCTGAATACCTCTGTGCTCACAACCTTTTGAAAGCACACGCGAGCGTATACCATCTCTTCAACGAGAACTACCGTCATGTCAATAAAG GTAAAATTGGACTTTCGTTGGACTCGAACTGGGCTGAACCCAAAGAGGATACGCCTCAAGATAGGGAAGCTGCAGAATTATACTTAAAAACTCAC TTGGGTTGGTACGCGCACCCAGTTTACTCGAAAGAGGGCAACTACCCTGCCGAACTCATAAAGTTAGTCGACGAGAAGAGTCTGCAGCAAAACTACACTCGCTCCCGACTTCCAAAGTTTACTCCTGAGGAGGTTAACTACATAAGGGGAACTGCCGACTTCTTCGGGTTGAACCATTATACCACTTACCTCCTGTCTATGGCTGATAAAGAAGTAGGTGCCATACCCTCGCACGAAAACGACGTTGGTATCGTTAGAGTCCAGGATCCCAAATGGCCTTCCGATTCTTCTTCATCTTGGCTTAAG GTGGTGCCTTTCGGCTTCAGGCGTCTTCTCAAATGGATCTCAAAGACCTACGACAATGTTCCCATCATAGTTACGGAGAATGGTTATGCAGATTTCTCGGGATTGGAGGACAAAGCTCGCGTGGCATACTACAGTCATTACTTGAACGCTTTGCTTCACGCCGTACATGAAGACAAGTGCAATGTCCAAGGATACTTCGCGTGGAGTCTCATGGACAACTTTGAATGGGACGACGGTTATGT GTCCCGCTTCGGTCTGTACCTGGTTGATTTCAAGAGTCCGAACAAGACGCGGACGGCGAAAGACTCCGCCAAGCTGTACGCGAGCGTGATCAGGTCACGCTCGCTGCCTGCCGACTACGACCCTGAGGATTTTACCGCCTTCTCGGGCGCAGCCCTTTTGGCCCCCTCCATACTCCCTCTACTGTGCATACACAGGCTACTTTTGTAA
- the LOC110383856 gene encoding facilitated trehalose transporter Tret1: MTAKTRSHWKEYGTALCATLITATAGTCYGWPSPTLPYLLSEESSIKTTADEGSWIVSIMILCSALTPVPSAYFADRFGRKTTLLLGAVPFILGWVLVIVANSVALLYVARMFSGLGYGIVYTVAPMYTGEIATNQVRGALSTLITLMNKVGILAQYCIGPFVSMQTLAAINLILPVTFVITFIFLPESPYYYLKFERSERAERSLRNLRSGDIRTELKSIELNVQEDMKNRGTWGDLITEATNRKAMWITLGIFTIQQLCGSAAVVAYAQVIFNCTTSPVTSNITGAENVTASASIEPYQESIILGCVQVATCVLSVILVDRVGRKPLLLLSALGVGLMNGTIGTYFYFDHVNKEAVAHLHWIPLAALLVYIVCYAIGLSTVPYVIIGEMFPTNVKLYASCIAHIYTGVSMFAVQKLFQVVKDAYQIYTVFWGFATFSLLGLVFMLIMLPETKGKSFASIQAQLKREVARDNAKKLATVEY; this comes from the exons CTACGCTTATCACCGCTACAGCGGGTACCTGCTACGGGTGGCCCTCACCTACTCTACCGTACCTACTATCCGAAGAGAGTTCAATCAAAACAACAGCTGACGAGGGATCATGGATAGTCTCGATAATGATCCTGTGCTCCGCGTTGACGCCTGTTCCCTCCGCCTACTTCGCCGACCGGTTCGGCAGGAAGACCACGCTACTCCTCGGTGCGGTGCCGTTCATCCTGGGTTGGGTGCTGGTCATCGTGGCCAACTCCGTCGCTCTGCTCTACGTGGCGCGGATGTTCTCCGGCTTGGGCTATGGAATTGTCTACACAGTTGCTCCAATGTACACAGGAGAAATCGCTACCAATCAAGTTCGAGGAGCCCTCTCCACACTCATCACGTTAatgaataaa GTCGGAATTCTTGCCCAGTACTGCATCGGTCCGTTCGTCTCGATGCAAACCCTCGCTGCCATCAACTTGATCCTGCCCGTCACATTTGTCATCACCTTCATCTTTTTGCCAGAATCTCCTTACTACTACTTAAAATTTGAGCGAAGTGAGAGAGCCGAGCGCTCCCTCAGGAATCTACGCAGTGGTGACATTAGAACTGAACTCAAAAGTATAGAACTGAACGTTCAAGAAGACATGAAGAATAGAGGAACTTGGGGAGACTTGATCACTGAAGCTACCAACAGGAAAGCAATGTGGATTACGCTTGGTATATTCACGATACAGCAGCTATGTGGCAGTGCTGCTGTGGTGGCATACGCGCAGGTCATATTCAACTGCACGACCAGCCCAGTCACTTCAAACATTACTGGAGCAGAAAATGTTACCGCTTCCGCTTCTATAGAACCCTACCAAGAATCTATTATTCTTGGTTGTGTACAAGTAGCCACCTGTGTCCTGTCAGTAATACTCGTCGATCGTGTTGGTAGAAAGCCCCTTCTCTTGCTATCGGCTCTTGGAGTGGGCCTTATGAACGGCACAATTGGAACATACTTCTACTTCGACCATGTCAACAAAGAAGCCGTTGCACATCTTCACTGGATACCCCTCGCCGCTCTTCTAGTTTACATCGTTTGCTACGCCATCGGGTTGTCGACGGTACCCTACGTCATCATAGGAGAGATGTTCCCGACCAACGTCAAGTTGTATGCTTCCTGTATCGCTCACATCTACACCGGAGTCTCCATGTTCGCTGTTCAAAAACTATTCCAG GTGGTCAAAGACGCATATCAAATCTACACAGTATTCTGGGGATTCGCCACGTTCTCGCTGCTGGGGCTGGTGTTCATGCTGATCATGTTGCCGGAGACGAAGGGCAAGTCGTTCGCGAGCATCCAGGCGCAGCTGAAGCGGGAGGTGGCCCGCGACAACGCTAAGAAACTGGCCACCGTCGAATACTGA
- the LOC135119301 gene encoding protein FAM200B-like, which yields MPKRKCSFNVSLQAKYPFIKQINTPSDVRCEKCRTEFSVAHSGGGDIEQHLKSDKHKNADRAAASSSTMLNFFKKSDAPTLKDLDIAAAEGVWAYHTVQENHSFRSNDCASKLIQSCFDPKFTCARTKSEAIVVNVLTPTAMKELKDDLDKCNCITILNDASNHGNKKIYPIVVRFFQPYVGVQVKILDLQDQPGETSDIIVNYLSQVLTDNNLTAKVVAFCGDNANVNFGGAARRGTNNVLTKLQSSLKKELIGIGCGAHVIHNAVKSAADGLPVDYESVIVKIYSFFYIYTIRVEALKEFCAETETEYQQMLGYSKTRWLALMPALERVLKMYQPLKNYFLSIEKCPQLLKIFFEDPTSELWFYFLHAQSASFHQAVLKLEGQTVSAIEAAKEINQLKDNLIQKQTNQFLPFMVRQLILKLKDSGTNIDEEFVKRTATEFYKTSREYLEQWTSFLTKEMEIFYWADLKKVPTWEDIQKSLDLLIEKQYIDCNKDTEVFDEFSLISNYITSQKITEWNNLNVSTETRWVEIFKHFRANNLQHENFCIVIEYILCLPATNAPVERVFSIMNKLWTSEKTQLQISVLKAMLIIKVNIKKTCQEFHSYLKSSPDILKKICSSDKYKYN from the coding sequence ATGCCGAAACGCAAGTGTTCGTTCAATGTTAGCTTACAAGCAAAATATCCGTTtatcaagcaaataaatactCCATCAGATGTTAGATGTGAAAAGTGTCGTACAGAATTTAGTGTTGCCCACAGCGGTGGCGGTGATATTGAACAGCATTTAAAGTCTGACAAACATAAAAATGCCGATCGTGCCGCGGCTTCGAGTTCTACGATGTTAAACTTTTTCAAGAAATCGGACGCGCCAACTTTGAAGGACTTGGATATCGCCGCGGCAGAAGGCGTCTGGGCTTATCACACGGTACAAGAAAACCACAGTTTTCGTTCTAATGATTGTGCATCGAAATTGATTCAATCATGTTTTGATCCCAAATTTACATGCGCGCGTACGAAATCAGAAGCTATTGTAGTAAATGTTTTGACGCCTACAGCAATGAAAGAATTAAAAGATGACCTTGATAAGTGCAATTGCATTACAATACTAAACGACGCGTCAAACCACGGTAACAAGAAAATATACCCCATTGTAGTGCGCTTTTTTCAACCTTACGTAGGTGTGCAAGTAAAAATTTTAGATTTACAAGACCAACCCGGTGAAACGTCTGACATCATTGTCAATTATTTAAGCCAAGTGTTGACAGATAATAATTTGACAGCAAAAGTCGTAGCATTTTGCGGGGACAATGCCAACGTCAATTTCGGAGGTGCAGCTAGGCGAGGAACTAACAATGTATTAACGAAATTACAATCATCTCTGAAAAAAGAATTAATAGGTATTGGATGTGGAGCCCATGTTATTCACAATGCAGTAAAATCCGCTGCAGATGGACTACCCGTAGATTACGAAAGCGTTATTGTGAAgatatattcatttttttatatctatacgATTCGAGTTGAAGCTCTAAAAGAGTTTTGTGCCGAAACTGAAACGGAATATCAACAAATGCTCGGCTATAGCAAAACCAGATGGCTTGCTCTTATGCCTGCTTTAGAGAgggttttaaaaatgtatcagCCGTTAAAAAACTACTTTTTGAGTATTGAAAAATGTCCCCAGTTactaaaaatcttttttgaagATCCCACATCAgaattgtggttttattttttacacgccCAGTCAGCAAGTTTTCATCAAGCTGTCTTGAAACTTGAAGGTCAGACTGTATCGGCAATAGAAGCTGCAAAagaaatcaatcaattaaaagACAATTTAATTCAGAAACAGACCAATCAGTTTCTTCCATTTATGGTCcgtcaattaatattaaaattgaaagatAGTGGTACTAATATTGATGAAGAATTTGTGAAAAGGACGGCtacagaattttataaaacaagccGTGAATATCTGGAGCAGTGGACTTCCTTTCTTACCAAAGAAATGGAGATATTTTATTGGGCAGATTTAAAAAAGGTTCCCACATGGGAAGACATTCAAAAATCTCTggatttattaattgaaaagcaATATATTGACTGTAATAAAGATACTGAAGTTTTTGACGAATTTTCCTTAATTTCAAATTACATtacatcacaaaaaataacggaatggaataatttaaatgtttccaCAGAAACCCGTTGGGTGGAAATATTCAAACACTTTCGCGCCAATAATCTTCAGCATGAAaacttttgtattgttattgaatatattttatgtttgccTGCTACAAATGCTCCAGTAGAAAGAGTATTTTCTATTATGAATAAATTGTGGACATCTGAGAAAACTCAGTTACAAATTTCAGTTCTAAAGGCGATGTTGATAATTAaggtgaatataaaaaaaacatgccaGGAGTTTCATTCTTATTTGAAATCGTCAccagatatattaaaaaaaatttgttcttccgataaatataaatataactaa